A part of Rattus norvegicus strain BN/NHsdMcwi chromosome 4, GRCr8, whole genome shotgun sequence genomic DNA contains:
- the Polr2sl1 gene encoding DNA-directed RNA polymerases I, II, and III subunit RPABC5-like: MIIPVCCFTCGKIIGNKWEAYLGLLQAMYTEGDALDTLDLKRYCCRCMLLAHADLIEKLLNYALLEK, encoded by the coding sequence ATGATCATCCCAGTTTGCTGCTTCACCTGCGGGAAGATCATTGGTAACAAATGGGAAGCCTATCTGGGTCTGCTGCAGGCCATGTACACCGAGGGGGATGCCCTGGACACTCTGGACCTGAAGCGCTACTGCTGCCGCTGCATGCTGCTCGCACACGCGGACCTGATTGAGAAACTGCTGAACTATGCACTCCTAGAGAAGTGA